AGGCGAGCTTGCCCTCCTCCTGGTAGAAGCCGCTTGGATCGAAGGCACTCAACATGCTCTCTATTTCCGTCTCGACGACAGGCGCAGGAGATACCAGTTCGAAGCTGTAGGTCCCGTTCGTATGGAGCGTGAGATTGAAGAACGCGAGGGCTCCCGACTGTGCGGTATAGGTGATCGAAGTATCTGAAGAACCGGTAATGATCAGCTCGTAGCCTGCCGGCATGCCTGTCCAGATCAGCGAACCTTCACCGAAGCTGTCGAGGAAGCCCTGAGCATCCGGCCCCACGTCGAACTCATAAACTCCATCATACGTTCCGGCCACGTTCCCGATGGCCAGGTTCAGGCTGGTCAGGCTAGGTGTGTCGTCAATGATGTCGACCGTCAGCGTCGCCGATGCCGTGCTTCCGCCCACACCGGTCACACTGAGCGACACGCTGTCCGTCAGGGTTTCGTCGGTACTACTGGTCGGCACCCCATGCATCTGGGCTTCACCAAGGGCGTAGACATAGCTGACGGTGCCGGCACTGGCTGTGCCGCTGAAACCGGTCAGGTACAGTGTGCCCATGACGGTGGAAATCGCTAACGATGGCGTGGCCTCGCTGAAGCCCTGCAACTGAGCCAGGGTAAAGCTCTGACCGCCCACCGTGACGCTGGCGATGCCGTCGGTGGCTGCAACATGGAAGCTACCGCTAGCGCTCTCACGGGTATCGGACTCAGAGGTCAGGCCGGCTTCGTGAACGGTGCTGTCGGCGCCGCTGGCATTGACGATCACCTGGGCACTGTCGTCCGCGCCCAGGATGGACAGGCTCAGGGTGGCGCTGGAGGTGTCGCCATCGGCATCGGTAATGGTGTAGCCGAGGCTGAAATTCAGCAGCTCATCGGCGCCCAGCGCCTGCACGGCGGCCAGGTTGTTGTCGAGTGTGAAGCTCCAGCTGCCGTCGGGGTTCAACACTAGGCTGCCGTACTGGCCGAGCTCGGCCAGTTGTTCAGCGCTGACATCCCAGGTCAATGAGCCGAAACCGTCTGCGCCTAGGGTGTCGTTGGCGAGAACGCTGCCGCTGAGTACGTTGCCGGCAGCGTCTTCGGCCACGGTACCGCCGTGGTCGTCGGCAGCCTGGGGCACGTCGTCGACGATGTCGATGACCAGACTGTCACTGGCGGTGCTGCCATCGCTGTCGGTGACGACCAGGCTGAAGCTGTCGCTGGTCGCGTCGCCGTCGGTGGCGCCGTCCAGGGTGTAGGTCCAGCTGTAGCTGCCGTCGGTGAGCGTGACGACCAGGGTGCCGTGCGTACCCGCGACCGTGCCGCCATTGGTGACGTTGACGCCTTTGATGAAGAGCGATTGTAGCCCGTCGTTGCCGGTGTCGATGGCAAGGGTGCCGCTGGTGGCGTGCGAGCCGTCGCCCGCGCTGCCGCTCGGCAGGCCGGCTTCGGCGACGCTGCTACTGTCGGCATTGACGGCAATCACCGGTATGGAGTCGGGCGCGACCGTGACGGTCAGGGTGGCGCTGGACGTGTCGCCATCGGCATCAGTAATCGCGTAGTCGATCACCGCCTCGCCCTCGAAGCCCGGCGCCGGAGTGAAGGTGACCTCCCCGTTGGCCTGGAAGCTCAGCGTGCCCTGGCTGGGATTGCGCAGGCTCGCCGAGGTCAGCCTCATGCCATCGGCGCCCGCACTGTCGTTACCCACCACATTGACGATGACGGCGGTGTCTTCATCGGTGCTAGCACTATCGTCAGCCGCCTGCGGAGCGTCGTCGACGAAGGTAAGCTGGAGCGTACCCGTGGCGCTGCCGCTACTGCTCGACACGGTGTAGACCAGGCTGGCAAGTGCATCGTCCATGCCCATACCGTGCAACAAGTTGTTCACTTGGATGATAGTGAACGCGCCCGTTGCAGGGTCGAGCTCGACGGTAAACACCGTGACCCCACGCGCCTCTGAAATCGCCTGGAGTGTGTTGGTAGCGGCATTCCAATTGAACAGCAGTGTCTCGCCGCCCAGTTGGAGTTGCGCACCGTTCATGCCGGCAAAGGTCACGCTGCCATCACTGCCAGAGCCAAAGGAAGCCGGCAGAACACCGCTGGCAACCGAACTGCTACCGCCCAGCGTTTCGACATCATGCAGCGTCGCTTCGATACTCCCCGCCGTTGGCGGGGTACCGGCAGGCGCTTGAGGTTCCTCCACTTCCTCGGCTTCCTCCGCCACGAAAGCGCCTCCCTGCTCTTCCGACGGCCTGCCCAGTGCATTCAAGCCGAAGTTGTATGCCAGGGGATCGACATTCTCGACGATACGGGCCAAGCGTACGAAACTATGGCCTCCATCGGCCCCACCACCAGGGCCGGCTCCTGCGGCGGTGGCATCGAGCACGTCAAGCAGATCCGCCGAGTCGTCATCCAGCGCCGAGAGCAGCGCTTCGAGGTCCTCGTCGAGGGCAGCGAACTCGCTCGCATCGGCAGGCTGGTCGGCACCAAGCTCTTGTGTCAAGACTACCTGCTCGCCACCTTCAATCAGGGTGGGGGCGAAGCTATCGCCAAAGTCGAGCTGCACACCCCCTCCATTGGATGTGATGACAGTTTCGCCTTCCTGCAGCGCGTCTCCGACATGTAGCTCGCGCAGATTGCCCGAGGCATCACGTGCCCAGGCCTGACCGGAGAGAGAGATAACGGTTGCAATAGACATGAGGGATCACCCCGCAAAATGAAAAAACTGTTTACGAGGCTCGCCACGGCCAAACGGTCCATGCCTGGAGGGCGTGCTTAAGATGAAGTATGGGCCAAGGCTTACAGCGCGATATTGGACCGTAGTACAGTGTGAGAGAAAAAGTTGAGGCCGATCAAGAGTTAGTGTGAGTGGTTATCAATAAAAAATGCCCGGCCTAGGCCGGGCGTCTATAGTCCTTGCGGTAAATCAGTCGATATTGAGGCTCGACTTCAGCGCCTCGAGATCCCCACTGAAGTTCTCCAGCACGATGACCTGGTCGGCCAGCGCATTGTCGAAGTTCCCCTCATCGGTTCCGAAGTTGCCTTCCGTGCTGATGTAGAGCTTGGTGGTGCCGCTCCCATCGGCTTCGAAGCGCAGGTGCTCGAGCCCATTGCCGTCGCTGAGCAATTCGCTCAGATCCAGGCTGTCACCCTGGGCCAACGAGAAGTCCTCGACAGTATCGACCGCGGCGCTGCCCTCTTCGCCCTGGTCACCGAGTTTCCAGGCGAAGGTATCTGCGCCAAGGCCGCCGAGAAGGGTGTCGTCACCAGCACCGCCGATCAGAGCGTCATCGCCCGCACCGCCGATCAGGACGTCATCCCCCGCACCGCCGATCAGGACGTCATCCCCCGAGCCTCCGTCGAGGAAATCATTGCCGCCATCGGCTCGCTGAGTATCTACCAGCTCCTCCCAGCGTGACTTCACATAGGCGATTATCTCAGCGTCGCTCGGGGCCTCACCTGGAGTGCCCTCCGCCCAGCGCAAGTATTCGACCAGCCCCGCATAGCCCAGTCCATCGTGGCTGCCATCGGAGAAGATCTCGCCAGTGTCGAGGTTCGTCCACTCGAGGTGGTCGGAATTGATGGCATCGCCGAAGATGATGTCATCACCGTCACCGCCGGTGAGCACGTCGTCTCCCAGCTCGGCCAACTCATCGCTGCTAGAGCCACCCTTGAGTGCGGCGTCGAGGTCCTCTGCTGTATTGACGATATCCACATAACCGAAGGGAGCCGTGACTGTCGTCGCTCCGTTGCTTGCTGTCAGGTACCCTTCACCAGCCACTTCGGAATTGTCAAAAAACTTCAAGATATGCTCGCTTACACCACTGCCGATACCAGTGGCATGCACGGCTGAGACCGCCGAGAGTTCTTCGAAAGCCTCCACCGAAGCATTGAAAGTATTTATATCAGTTGCATCACCTGGCCCACGCAAATTTCCGTCAGCGTCATAGTACTTTGTCGGATCTCCGTCGGTCAGAAAGTAGGTCAGGTTCTTGAAGCCATCACTAACTGATGCATCGTTTCCATGCTGGGCATTGAACCAGGCAACAGCCTGCTCGAACGCCGATTCATAGTTCGTTCCCCCACCAGCCGAGACCGCATCAATAGCTAGCAAGAGATCGTTTACGTTGTCAGCGTTAAGATTCTGGATGCTGGCCAAGGTGCTAGCGTGATAGGAGAAGACCATCAGCTGTACATTGACGGTGCCGTCGTGCTCCTTGAGCTGATTGGCCAAGTTCACCAGCGCCTGCTTGGTCAAGTCCATGCGACTCAGGTAGCCAGTACCCGAGTAGTCATTCATGCTGCCGGAAGCATCGACGATCAGCGAGATATTGTAGTTCTGACCGGGCTCGACGATGGTGAACTTGCCTCCCGCATCGCCTATCAATACATCACTGCCACTGGTGCTGTCGTGATTATTCTCGCTGTTGTTGCCGACGTAGAGCGCATCAGGGGCTGGCGAAGACAACGTAATGCTGCTGTCGACGGTATCCCCATCAGCATCCTGGCCTTCGATCTTCAGTTCGATATCGAAGTCAGAGGCAGTTCCGCCCGTCTGGAACGAAAGGTCACCAAGTTTGAAGTTGTCTCCGTTGGCACCAGTGACCTCGATGGCTTCAAAGGGCTCCTCAGTCTCGACTCGATAGCTCCAGCCATCCTTCACTCCGTCGATGCGGATGCCATCCCCAACCTGGGTCAATGTGACTTCAGAGGTAACGTCGACGCCATTGCCATCGAGAACGACGATGTCGTCTGGCGACAGTGTCAGATATTGATCCGTGACGTCTGAGGGGTGGCCACTGCTGGCCTCGGCATCGGCCACTGCCTTGACGATGAACGAGGCAGTGCTATTTTTCCCGCCGGTCAGGTAAACGTCCTGAGTGAACTGCGTGGCTTGCTGGCGAGCTTCCCATTCGGGAGAACCAGATACGCCTGTGAAACTCAGCCCCTGCAGGAAATCGAAGCGGATGAATTCACCGTTCGTAATACTCTGGCCTTCGCTGACACCCAACCGCCCTGAGCTGGTATTGATCGTGTCATTTGTGGTGGATGAGATCAGCACGTCATTAGCGATATCGCCATCCTCGGAGTTCAGCGCATAGTAGCCAGAGTTGCCGCCGCTGATGCCCGCCGCGATGTTGCCTTCGACCAGTGTGCCGTTCAGAACCTGGTCATTCACCTGGATAGTGAATCCGTCGCCATTCGGCTTGAGCGTCACGACGAAGGCTTCTTCGCCACTCTCGGTCATAGCCGTCAGTTGCTGCCCATCGCTACTCAACGCATAGAAGAGCGGCTGGCCCTCGAACGAGAGTGCATTGCCATCCGTGTCGACGGCCGGCTGACCCTCCAGGCTGGCCTTGAACACAACGTTGCCCAAGCCATCGGCCCCAACCGCATCGGCGAAGTTGAGCTTTCCTGCCGCACCATCGACAAGCGCCGCGGCATCCGGCGTGAACTCGCTGGGAATGTCGTCGACGATATCGATGGTCAAGCTGGCATTGGCGCTGTCACCGTCGCTGTCGGTGACCACCAGTGCGAAGCTATCCTTCACGCCATCAATGTTAGGCCCTTGGGTACTGTGCTCGTCGGTGGCGCCGTCGAGGGTGTAGGTCCAACTGTAGCTGCCGTTGACGAGCGTGACGACCAAGGTGCCGTGCGTGCCCTGCACCGTGCCACCACCGGTGACGTTCTCGCCGTTGATCACCAGCGACTGCAGCCCGTCGTTGCCGGTATCGATGGCCAAGGTGCCGCTGGTGACGTGCGAGCCGTCATTGGCACTGCCGCCCGGCAGGCCGGCCTCGTCGACGCTGGCTTGGCCGTCGTTGACGTCGGGGCCACCGACCTCGATCGTCGGCTCGGAGTCGTCCTGCAAGGTCAGGGTGACCGTGGCGGTGCTCTCGTCGCCATCGGCGTCGGTGATGGTGTAGTCGAAGCTCACCCCCCCTTCCTCACCCGCCGCCGGGGTGTAGGTGAAGGTGCCGTCTTCGTTGTACACCAGCGTGCCGCTGCCGGTGAGGCTGCCGGCCACCAGGGCCACGCCGTTGGTCAGGTCGATGCCATCGGCGCCGCCCGTGTCGTTGCCGAACACGTTGATAGTGACCGGGGCGTTTTCGGTTTCCTGAGTCGCCGCGTCGTCCACCGCCTGCGGCACGTCGTCGATGATGGCGATGGTCAGGCTGTCGTTGGCCTCGTCGCCGTCGCTGTCGGTGACGACCAGGGTGAAGCTGTCGCTGGTCGTGTCACCGTCGGTGGCACCGTCGAGGGTGTAGGTCCAGCTGTAGCTGCCGTTGGCGAGCGTGACGACCAAGGTGCCGTGCGTACCGTTGACCGTGCCGCCACCGGTGACGTTCTCGCCGTTGATCACCAGCGACTGCAGCCCGTCGTTGCCGGTATCGATGGCCAGGGTGCCGCTGGTGACGTGCGAGCCGTCATTGGCACTGCCACTCGGCAGGCCGGCCTCGTCGACGCTGGCTTGGCCGTCGTTGACGTCGGGGCCACCAACCTCGATCGTCGGCTCGGAGTCGTCCGCCACGGTCACGGTCAGCGTGGCGCTGGAGGTATCGCCGTCGGCGTCGGTGATGGTGTAGTCGATCACCGCATCGCCTTCGAAGCCCGCCGCCGGGGTGAAGGTGACCGCGCCATTGGCATCGAAGCTCAGGCTGCCCTGGCTCGGGTTGCGCAGGCTCGCCGCCGTCAGCGTGGCGCCATCGGCACCGGCCGTATCGTTGTCCATCACGTTATAAGTGATAGGGGTATCTTCCGCGGTCCCGGCGGTGTCATCCACCGCCTGCGGCACGTCGTCGATGATGGCGATGGTCAGGCTGTCGTTGGCCTCGTCGCCGTCGCTGTCGGTGACGACCAGGGTGAAGCTGTCGCTGGTCGTGTCACCGTCGGTGGCGTCGTCGAGGGTGTAGGTCCAGCTGTAGCTGCCGTTGGCGAGCGTGACGACCAAGGTGCCGTGCGTACCGTTGACCGTGCCGCCGCCGGTGACGTTCTCGCCGTTGATCACCAGCGACTGCAGCCCGTCGTTGCCGGTATCGATGGCCAGGGTGCCGCTGGTAGCGTGGGAGCCGTCATTGGCACTGCCGCTCGGCAGGCCGGCCTCGTCGACGCTGGCTTGGCCGTCGTTGACATCGGGTCCGCTGACCTTGATGGTCGGCTCGGAGTCGTCCTGCAAGGTCAGGGTGACCGTGGCGGTGCTCTCGTCGCCATCGGCGTCGGTGATGGTGTACTCGAAGCTCACCCCCCCTTCCTCACCCGCCGCCGGGGTGTAAGTGAAGGTGCCGTCTTCGTTGTACACCAGCGTGCCGCTGCCGGTGAGGCTGCCGGCCACCAGGGCCACGCCGTTGGTCAGGTCGATGCCATCGGCACCGCCCGTGTCGTTGCCGAACACGTTGATAGTGACCGGGGCGTTTTCGGTTTCCTGAGTCGCCGCGTCGTCCACCGCCTGCGGCACGTCGTCGATGATGGCGATGGTCAGGCTGTCGCTGGCCTCGTCGCCGTCGCTGTCGGTGACGACCAGGGTGAAGCTGTCGCTGGTCGTGTCACCGTCGGTGGCGCCGTCGAGGGTGTAGGTCCAGCTGTAGCTGCCGTTGGCGAGCGTGACGACCAAGGTGCCGTGCGTACCGTTGACCGTGCCGCCACCGGTGACGTTCTCGCCGTTGATCACCAGCGACTGCAGTCCGTCGTTGCCGGTATCGATGGCCAGGGTGCCGCTGGTGACGTGCGAGCCGTCATTGGCACTGCCGCTCGGCAGGCCGGCCTCGTCGACGCTGGCTTGGCCGTCGTTGACGTCGGGGCCACCAACCTCGATCGTCGGCTCGGAGTCGTCCGCCACGGTCACGGTCAGCGTGGCGCTGGAGGTATCGCCGTCGGCGTCGGTGATGGTGTAGTCGATCACCGCATCGCCTTCGAAGCCCGCCGCCGGGGTGAAGGTGACCGCGCCATTGGCATCGAAGCTCAGGCTGCCCTGGCTCGGGTTGCGCAGGCTCGCCGCCGTCAGCGTGGCGCCATCGGCACCGGCCGTATCGTTGTCCATCACGTTATAAGTGATAGGGGTATCTTCCGCGGTCCCGGCGGTGTCATCCACCGCCTGCGGCACGTCGTCGATGATGGCGATGGTCAGGCTGTCGTTGGCCTCGTCGCCGTCGCTGTCGGTGACGACCAGGGTGAAGCTGTCGCTGGTCGTGTCACCGTCGGTGGCGCCGTCGAGGGTGTAGGTCCAGCTGTAGCTGCCGTTGGCGAGCGTGACGACCAAGGTGCCGTGCGTACCGTTGACCGTGCCGCCACCGGTGACGTTCTCGCCGTTGATCACCAGCGACTGCAGTCCGTCGTTGCCGGTATCGATGGCCAGGGTGCCGCTGGTAGCGTGGGAGCCGTCATTGGCACTGCCACTCGGCAGGCCGGCCTCGTCGACGCTGGCTTGGCCGTCGTTGACATCGGGTCCGCTGACCTTGATGGTCGGCTCGGAGTCGTCCTGCAAGGTCAGGGTGACCGTGGCGGTGCTCTCGTCGCCATCGGCGTCGGTGATGGTGTACTCGAAGCTCACCACCCCTTCCTCACCCGCCGTCGGGGTGTAGGTGAAGGTGCCGTCTTCGTTGTACACCAGCGTGCCGCTGCCGGTGAGGCTGCCGGCCACCAGGGCCACGCCGTTGGTCAGGTCGATGCCATCGGCACCGCCCGTGTCGTTGCCGAACACGTTGATAGTGACCGGGGCGTTTTCGGTTTCCTGAGTCGCCGCGTCGTCCACCGCCTGCGGCACGTCGTCGATGATGGCGATGGTCAGGCTGTCACTGGCCTCGTCGCCGTCGCTGTCGGTGACGACCAGGGTGAAGCTGTCGCTGGTCGTGTCACCGTCGGTGGCGCCGTCGAGGGTGTAGGTCCAGCTGTAGCTGCCGTTGGCGAGTGTGACGACCAAGGTGCCGTGCGTACCGTTGACCGTGCCACCGCCGGTGACATTCTCACCATTGATCACCAGCGACTGCAGCCCGTCGTTGCCGGTGTCGATAGCAAAAGTGCCGCTGGTGGTGTGCGAGCCGTCACCCACGCTGCCGGTCGGCAGGCCGGCCTCGTCGACGCTGCTGCTGTCGGACATGATTGTAATGGTCGGCTCGGAGTCGTCTGGAGCGTTCTCGTCCGGCTCAGCCAAGGCGAAAGCCAGCCCGTCCTCTTCCGGCGAGCCACGCAGATCATTCATGCCGAAGTTGAACGTCAATGGGTCGACGTTCTCGGCAATGCGCGCCAGGCGCACGAAGCTGTGACCGCCATCGGCGCCACCACCGGGGCCGGCGCCAGCTGCAGTGGCATCGAGCACCTCCAGCAGGTCGACGCTGTCGTCGTCCAGCGCCGTCAGCAGGGCTTCGAGATCCTCGTCCAAGGCAGAGAATTCAGAAGCGTCGGTCGCTTCGGCGGCATCCAGCTCCGCTGTCATGACCACTTGCTCGCCGCCTTCTACCAGCACCGGACCGATTCCATCAGCGAAGTCGAGTTGGACGCTGCCGTTGTCGGAGGTGATCAGCACCTCACCTTCCTGAAGGGTATCGCCCACGCGCAATTCGCGCAGGTTGCCCTCGGCGTCGCGCGCCCAAGCTTGGCCGGTAATCGAGATAACTGTGGAAATGGCCATGACATGGCTCCTGTATCGTCTGTATCTCTTACATTAACCTCACAAACGACACATTAAGTAACATACCGAAACATTGATATTGGACCGATGGACAAGTAGCAAAGCGAATGGACGCGAACGAAAAAAGGCTTAACAATAACTAGTTAAGCCTTTGTTTTATAAAACATAAGCTGCCTAGACGACGTTCGCGTCCTGTCTGGACAGACTGAGCACCAGCTGCATGCGGTCGCGTACGCCGAGCTTGCGAAATACCGCGCCGAGATGTGCCTTGACCGTGCGCTCGGTGATGTCGAGCTGGCGGGCCACCTCCTTGTTGCTGCGTCCTTCTGCTACCGCCAGTGCCACGGCTCGCTCGCGCTCCGTCAGCACGGACAGGTTCTCCTGCGGCAGGCCGTCACGCCCACCTAGGGTGGCGAATGCGCCTCCAACCACCTTGCTGAGCAATTCGGCCGGCACCCATACCCCCTGATGGCCGGTGACCAGAGCCACCTGCCGCAGTAGCTCGGGGGGTGATAGCGCGTGGACATAGCCACGCGCCCCCACCTGTAGCGCCATGAGCGCTTCCACTTCGCTCGGCGTCAGGGACATGACGACAACAATAGCGCCATGGCCAGCCAGCGCTCCCGCCAGCCCGGGCCATTCCGGATGATCCGTCAACAGCCAGATCCGGTCGCCATCGTCCACCATGACGCGCGCCTGGTCCGGGTTGATTCGCCGTATATCGCGAAAGGCGCTGTGCAGCCGTGGAATGTCTGCGCGCCTCTGACTCACGAACAGAACTGCCATCATCGTTCCCCCATGGAGTTGCTCCATGCCCGCAGTACGGGTTTGAGCAGATACTGCATCACGGTGCGCTTGCCGGTCATGATGTCGACCTGAGCCGTCATGCCGGGAATGACCTGGATGTCACTGCCCAGGTTTTCCCCTTCGACCGTTTTCACACGCACCAGATAGAAGGTGTTGTCGTCGTCGTCAGTGATGGTGTCGGCACTGATGTGGTCCAGCTCGGCTTCGAGACCGCCGTAGATGGCGAAGTCGTACGCCGTCAGCTTGATGGTGGCCGGCTGGCCGGGTCGCAGGAAAGCAATGTCCTGCGGTGCGATACGCGCCTCGACCAGCAGCTGATCGTCGCTGGGTATGATGTCCACCACTTCCTGCCCTGGCTGTACCACGCCGCCCAGGGTATTGATCCCCAGGCGCTGCACGATGCCATCCACAGGGGATCGGACCTCGGCGAGGCGCACCCGATCCTGCAGGCCGGCACTGGACTCATCGAGTGCCCCCAGATCCCCAATGGTCTGAGCCAGGTCGTTGCGCCATTCGCTGCGCCGTTCGGCGCCAATCTCGCGTAGCTGGGTACGCGCCTCTTCTACGGCGGCCTCGAGGCGCGCGACAGCAGCCGCGGCCTGGTTGCGCTCGCCGGTGGCACGCGAAACCTCACGTTCGAGGCGCAGGATGTCGACCTCCGAGACCGCCCCCGAGGCCAACAGTGGTCGTGTCAGGTTCAACTCCTGGCTCGCCATGTTCGCCTCACGCTGGGCGGTATCGCGCCGCGCCTTGGCTTCGTTGAGCTCCTCTTCACGCTGACGAATGCGATCGCGCAAAATGCTCTCCTGCTCGCGAAGCTCCTCACGCCGGCTCTCGTAGACCTCGCGCTCTTGCGCGACGATTTCCGGCGCCCCGCTGCGCAATTCGTCGTCGGGGTTGAAGGGCGTATCGGTCACCAGAGCGCGCAGCCGTTCGGCGCGGGCACGAAGGGCCAATGCCTGGGCACGGTTCTCACGGAAGTTGGCAACGAAGCGCGTGGGGTCGATGCGCATCAGCACTTGCCCCGCTTCGACCATCTCCCCTTCACGCACCATGATCTGCTGCACCACACCGCCATCGAAGGACTGCACCTTCTGCAACTGGCTGGAGGGAATCACTCTCCCGGTCCCGCGTGTCACCTCGTCGATCGAAGCAAAATAGGCCCATGCGATCAGCGCGCCGAAGGCAAGCAGTATGGTGTAGAGGAAGAGCCGTGCCCGGATCGGGTCCTGCTGCATGCGCGCCCAGTCGGCATCGCTGGCCCAGTCGCGATTGAGGTGGGCGGAAGTCACCCGCTTGGAGAACAGACGGTCCATGAACGGACGAAACGGCTTGCCGCCGACATCGGTGAAACGCCCGATCGCCTCGAAGCCTTGCTGCTCGGCACTCTTGCCCTTGGCCTTGGGAGACGTGGCGGTCATCAGTTGGCCCTCCCGATCTGGCCCTTGCGCAGGGCTTCCACGACCTTGTCACGCGGGCCGTCGGCAACGACCTTGCCGGCGTCGATGACGATGATGCGATCGACCAGCGACAGCAATGAGGTACGGTGAGTCACCACGATCAGCGTCTTGCCCTGCCCGTAACTTGCTAGATTGGCCTTGAAGGCCTCCTCACTGGCGTGATCCATGGAGCTGGTCGGTTCGTCGAGCAACAGGATCTTCGGGTCATGAACCAGTGCTCGCGCAATGGCCACTGCCTGGCGCTGGCCCCCGGAGAGCATCTGGCCACGTTCGCCCACCTGAAGCTCGACGCCTTGGGGGTGGCCATTGACCAGGCTTTCCAGGCCGCTGAGCTTGATCGCATGCAGCAGCGCCTCGTCGTCGACACCATCGCTGCCGCCACCGGCCACGATATTGTCACGCAGCGAACCGAAGAACAGGCTGACGTCCTGCGGCACGTAGCCGATGTGGCGCCGCAGCTCCACCGGATCGAACTGTCGCAGGTCCACCCCGTCGAGCATTACCGAACCCGCCGTGGGCGCATACAACCCCAGCAACAGCTTGTTGAGCGAGGTCTTGCCACAACCGACACGCCCCAGCAAGGCCACCTTCTCGCCAGGCTCGATCTTGAGCGAGATGTCGCGTAGCGCATCGCGCTCCTCGTCCGGGTAGCGTAACGACGCCTTGTCGAAACGAATCTCACCATGAACGACCGGGCGCGAGATGAAGGACTTGCCTTCGGGCCGCTCCACCGGGCGCTGCATGACGTCGTCGAGAGACTTCAAGGCGGTGGACGACTGATGGTACTGGGCCAGCAACGCGGCTGCCTGGCTCACCGGCGCCATGGCACGGGACGAGAGCATATAGGCAGCAATGAGCCCACCCTGACTGAGATTGCCGTCGATGATCAGGTAGACGCCAATCAGGATCACGCAGACCGCCACGGTATGCTGGGCCCACATCGCCACGTTGGAAACCGAGGTGCTGACCAGGCGCAGTTGGGCCGAGGTACGCGACAGAAAGGCCGTCGACTTCTCCCAGATTCCCTGGAGCCGGCTCTCGGCGCGCAGGGTCTTGACCGTTTCCAGGTGCGACAGCGACTCCACCAGCGTGGCATTGCGTTGGGCACTGACTCGCCAGGTGGTATCGGAAAGCTCGTGCAGCTTGCCCTGGGCCGCCATGGCGTAGAGCAGCACGACAACGATGCCGGCAAGTACCGGCAGCGCCAGCGGCGCCCCGATCAAGGCAATGATGGCGGCGAAGAACAGCACGAAAGGCAGGTCGACCAATGCCACCACCGTGGCCGAGCCGATGAAGGCGCGCACCGACTCGAAGGATTGCAGGGTGGAGGCGAACGAGCCGGTCGAGGCGGGCCGGGCTTCCATGCGCAGGCCCAGTACCTGGGACATGATCTTCGCGGAGAGCTTGACGTCGGCCCGACTCGCCGCCAGGTCGATGAAGGCGCTGCGCATCAGACGCAGTGCCAAGTCGAAGCAGAGCACGATGAAGATGCCGGCGGCCAGCACCCATAGCGTCTCCGTGGCATGGTTGGG
This portion of the Billgrantia sulfidoxydans genome encodes:
- a CDS encoding type I secretion system permease/ATPase, translated to MTQQEVLDSSLGAARSAVRDELLECLQTIALAHDHAVTPDALTAGLPLEEGRLTPGVFPRAATRAGMTARIVKSRLAQLNPALFPAVLLLEPGRACVLMALDFKARRARVIFPELGDAVSEVDLEGLSESYSGQAIYVRPRFRFDARGPEVGKQRSRHWFWGVIRENRRLYRDVIAGSIVINLFAVAMPLFVLNVYDRVVPNHATETLWVLAAGIFIVLCFDLALRLMRSAFIDLAASRADVKLSAKIMSQVLGLRMEARPASTGSFASTLQSFESVRAFIGSATVVALVDLPFVLFFAAIIALIGAPLALPVLAGIVVVLLYAMAAQGKLHELSDTTWRVSAQRNATLVESLSHLETVKTLRAESRLQGIWEKSTAFLSRTSAQLRLVSTSVSNVAMWAQHTVAVCVILIGVYLIIDGNLSQGGLIAAYMLSSRAMAPVSQAAALLAQYHQSSTALKSLDDVMQRPVERPEGKSFISRPVVHGEIRFDKASLRYPDEERDALRDISLKIEPGEKVALLGRVGCGKTSLNKLLLGLYAPTAGSVMLDGVDLRQFDPVELRRHIGYVPQDVSLFFGSLRDNIVAGGGSDGVDDEALLHAIKLSGLESLVNGHPQGVELQVGERGQMLSGGQRQAVAIARALVHDPKILLLDEPTSSMDHASEEAFKANLASYGQGKTLIVVTHRTSLLSLVDRIIVIDAGKVVADGPRDKVVEALRKGQIGRAN
- a CDS encoding HlyD family type I secretion periplasmic adaptor subunit gives rise to the protein MTATSPKAKGKSAEQQGFEAIGRFTDVGGKPFRPFMDRLFSKRVTSAHLNRDWASDADWARMQQDPIRARLFLYTILLAFGALIAWAYFASIDEVTRGTGRVIPSSQLQKVQSFDGGVVQQIMVREGEMVEAGQVLMRIDPTRFVANFRENRAQALALRARAERLRALVTDTPFNPDDELRSGAPEIVAQEREVYESRREELREQESILRDRIRQREEELNEAKARRDTAQREANMASQELNLTRPLLASGAVSEVDILRLEREVSRATGERNQAAAAVARLEAAVEEARTQLREIGAERRSEWRNDLAQTIGDLGALDESSAGLQDRVRLAEVRSPVDGIVQRLGINTLGGVVQPGQEVVDIIPSDDQLLVEARIAPQDIAFLRPGQPATIKLTAYDFAIYGGLEAELDHISADTITDDDDNTFYLVRVKTVEGENLGSDIQVIPGMTAQVDIMTGKRTVMQYLLKPVLRAWSNSMGER